The Phalacrocorax carbo chromosome 21, bPhaCar2.1, whole genome shotgun sequence genome has a window encoding:
- the LOC135316705 gene encoding G protein-activated inward rectifier potassium channel 4-like, translated as MVLPCARGSVGGGQLVPEEPRGRSNSIPPAQTPTAKHLLAYLPRPPTDTSRYGTFPQKPDLPAAPGAVAEDSRQQAGAAAAKRSALMPNYPSPPCRGGSAFPGEPFLPPSCGSVATQHHPSDPSRCPPAARRYPLHVLSTYNVPTSARGKAPARSSAVPAPEGLQSRRRKLREEDGPVVQAGKRQRQRYVTKVGKCQVNLGNIQEKKRFLSDIFTTIVDLKYRWFLFVFMMCYLVTWVVFGTVYFFDAWARGDVGHRGDPEWRACIENVDGFVSALLFSVESQRTIGYGSRMVTANCAEGVILLMAQSIVGSMIDALMVGCMFVKISRPKKRAQTLIFSKNCVISRRDEKLCLMFRVGDLRDSHMVDAKIRAKLIKSRQTAEGEFIPLEQSELNLGYDTGEDRLFLVEPQIICHVINRRSPFWDMSAESLRREQFEIIIILEGIVEATGMTCQARTSYTEDEILWGYRFEPCMSLEKGAFRVDYSRFEMTFEVQTPAVSAKELQELKELEQQERSTTLSLYWDHLLQLRAPPATRGGEDALTGPSVCGSTAKGSRAEPPERGAAA; from the exons ATGGTGCTCCCCTGCGCCCGCGGCAGCGTCGGTGGCGGCCAGCTGGtgcctgaggagccccgcgGCCGCAGCAACTCCATCCCCCCAGCGCAGACCCCCACCGCCAAGCACTTGCTGGCCTACCTGCCCCGGCCACCCACCGACACCAGCCGGTACGGCACCTTTCCCCAGAAG CCCGACCTCCCGGCCGCCCCTGGGGCCGTGGCAGAGGACAGCCGGCAGCAAGCCGGTGCCGCTGCCGCCAAGAGAAGTGCCCTGATGCCAAACTACCCATCCCCGCCCTgccgcggcggcagcgcctTTCCTGGCGAGCCGTTCCTGCCGCCGAGCTGCGGCAGCGTGGCCACCCAGCACCATCCCAGCGATCCGTCCCGGTGCCCACCAGCTGCCCGCCGGTACCCGCTGCACGTGCTGAGCACGTACAATGTCCCCACCTCGGCGCGTGGCAAGGCCCCCGCCCGCAGCAGCGCTGTCCCTGCCCCGGAGGGGCTGCAGAGCCGGCGCCGCAAGCTGCGGGAGGAGGACGGGCCGGTGGTCCAGGCCGGCAAGCGGCAGCGGCAGCGCTACGTGACCAAGGTGGGCAAGTGCCAGGTGAACCTGGGCAACATCCAGGAGAAGAAGCGGTTCCTCTCGGACATCTTCACCACCATCGTGGACCTCAAGTACCGCTGGTTCCTCTTCGTCTTCATGATGTGTTACCTCGTCACCTGGGTCGTCTTCGGCACCGTCTACTTCTTTGACGCCTGGGCGCGGGGCGACGTCGGGCACCGGGGCGACCCCGAGTGGCGGGCGTGCATCGAGAACGTGGACGGCTTCGTCTCTGCCTTGCTCTTCTCAGTGGAAAGCCAGCGGACCATCGGCTACGGCTCCCGGATGGTGACGGCCAACTGCGCCGAGGGCGTCATCCTGCTGATGGCGCAGTCCATCGTCGGCTCCATGATCGATGCCCTGATGGTGGGCTGCATGTTCGTCAAGATCTCCCGGCCCAAGAAGCGCGCCCAGACCCTCATCTTCAGCAAGAACTGCGTCATCTCCCGCCGGGACGAGAAGCTCTGCCTGATGTTCCGCGTGGGGGACCTGCGGGACAGCCACATGGTGGACGCCAAGATCCGGGCCAAGCTGATCAAGTCCCGGCAGACGGCCGAGGGAGAGTTCATCCCCCTGGAGCAGTCGGAGCTGAACCTGGGCTATGACACGGGGGAGGACCGCCTGTTCCTGGTGGAGCCCCAGATCATCTGCCATGTCATCAACCGCCGCAGCCCCTTCTGGGACATGTCGGCCGAGTCCCTGCGCCGGGAGCAGTTTGAAATCATCATCATCCTCGAGGGCATCGTGGAAGCCACAG GAATGACGTGCCAAGCCCGCACCTCATACACGGAGGATGAGATCCTCTGGGGGTACCGCTTCGAGCCCTGCATGTCCCTGGAGAAAGGTGCCTTCCGGGTGGACTACAGCCGCTTTGAGATGACCTTTGAGGTGCAGACCCCGGCGGTCAGCGccaaggagctgcaggagctgaaggagctggagcagcaggagcgCTCCACCACGCTCAGCCTCTACTGGGaccacctcctgcagctccgcgccccgccggcGACCCGGGGCGGCGAGGATGCTCTCACCGGGCCGAGCGTCTGCGGCAGCACGGCCAAGGGCAGCCGGGCTGAGCCGCCAGAGCGGGGGGCTGCCGCCTGA
- the CLDN25 gene encoding putative claudin-25 — protein MAGGWRVKAQAGGMLLALLGWVSSCVTTFVPLWKSLNLDLNELEVWTMGLWQVCIAREEGSVECRAHGSFLALPPALRVSRLLMCLSNGLGLLGCLLAAPGLQGWRACEDKPGLKRRLLLAGGAAFGTAGTGTLAPVSWVAYNTVLDFWDDTVPDIVPRWEFGEAIFLGWFAGAFLAAGGLLLACSACSTRTATPPAPTCRQPPVTRGPAGGHHPHPKNADLVI, from the coding sequence ATGGCCGGGGGCTGGCGGGTGAAGGCGCAGGCGGGGGGGATGCTGCTAGCCCTCCTCGGGTGGGTCTCCTCCTGCGTCACCACCTTCGTGCCGCTCTGGAAGAGCCTCAACCTGGACCTGAACGAGCTGGAGGTGTGGACCATGGGGCTCTGGCAGGTCTGCATTGCCCGGGAGGAGGGGTCGGTCGAGTGCCGAGCCCACGGCTCCTTCCTGGCGCTGCCGCCGGCGCTGCGCGTCTCCCGCCTCCTGATGTGCCTCTCCAacgggctggggctgctggggtgccTCCTCGCCGCcccggggctgcagggctggagggccTGCGAGGACAAACCCGGGCTAAAGCGGCGGCTCCTGCTCGCCGGGGGAGCTGCGTTCGGCACGGCGGGGACGGGCACCCTGGCGCCGGTGTCCTGGGTCGCCTACAACACCGTCCTCGACTTCTGGGACGACACTGTCCCCGACATCGTCCCCCGGTGGGAATTCGGGGAGGCCATCTTCCTGGGCTGGTTCGCCGGAGCCTTCCTCGCCGCCGGCGGGCTGCTCCTCGCCTGCAGCGCCTGCTCCACGAGGACAGCAACGCCGCCGGCCCCCACCTGCCGCCAGCCCCCCGTCACACGGGGTCCTGCCGGGGGCCACCACCCGCACCCCAAAAACGCAGACCTGGTCATCTAG